A window from Zingiber officinale cultivar Zhangliang chromosome 7A, Zo_v1.1, whole genome shotgun sequence encodes these proteins:
- the LOC122001688 gene encoding V-type proton ATPase subunit G-like, which produces MDTSRRQTGIQQLLAAEQEAQHIVNEARNGKTARLKQAKEEAEKEIAGYRAQMEAEFQRKLAQSSGDSGANVKRLEQETEEKIHHLSSQSADISDDVVQMLLKHVTTVKN; this is translated from the exons ATGGATACTAGCAGGCGTCAAACTGGAATTCAGCAATTATTGGCTGCAGAGCAGGAAGCACAGCACATTGTCAATGAGGCCAGAAATG GTAAAACTGCGAGGCTGAAGCAAGCTAAagaagaagcagagaaagagatTGCCGGATATCGTGCCCAAATGGAAGCCGAGTTCCAGAGGAAGCTTGCTCAG AGCAGTGGAGATTCCGGAGCCAATGTTAAGCGCCTGGAACAAGAAACTGAAGAGAAGATCCACCACCTAAGTTCACAGTCTGCAGATATTTCGGATGATGTGGTTCAAATGCTTTTGAAGCATGTCACAACCGTGAAGAACTAG